The Falco naumanni isolate bFalNau1 chromosome 1, bFalNau1.pat, whole genome shotgun sequence genome window below encodes:
- the UNC45B gene encoding protein unc-45 homolog B isoform X1 translates to MRHKLMFFLKALQMEDPVQLKEEGNKYFQANDYEKAVQSYTQAIKLNKDKALQAVLYRNRAACFLKKEEYAKAASDASRAIDINTSDIKALYRRSQALEKLGKLDQAFKDVQKCATMEPRNKNFQETLRRLGADIQEKLRIQFSTDLRVQKMFEILLDENSEKEKREKAANNLIVLGREEAGAERIFQNNGVSLLLQLIETKNPELILAAVRTLSGMCTGHKARATAILHYLGIDNICMWMSVDNEEISLAVCNLLQTITDCLLGQGKEEHHGKEEAVVLDTKKDVRMITMRLLDMLVSKQVSGQGRDRALNLLNKNIPRKDPNDQDNSRTIFVIDNGLKKILKVVGQIPEMPDCLPLTENTQLTASVLLNKLYDDLRCDPERDNYRVICEEYIKSKVDPQNMDKTLHAIQMVSGILQGPFDLGNKLLGMKGVMEMMVALCGSEREIDQLVAVEALIHASTKLSRASFIISNGVTLLKEIYKKTKNEKIKIRALVGLCKLGSAGGTDYGLRQFAEGSTEKLAKQCRKWLCNTSIDARTRKWAVEGLAYLTLDADVKDDFVEDEPALQAMFELAKASDKTILYSVASALVNCTNSYDTKELVPELVQLAKFSKQHVPEEHPKDKKDFVVKRVKRLLKAGVVSALACMVKADSAILTDQSKELIARVFLALCEDPKDRGTIVAQGGGKALIPLAVEGTEVGKIKASHALAKIAAISNPDIAFPGERVYEVVRPLVSLLNTERDGLQNYEALLGLTNFSGRSDKLRMKIVKERALPDIENYMFENHDQIRQAATECMCNLVVNKEVQERFVADGNDRLKLVVLLCGEDDEKLQVAASGALAMLTAAQKKLCSKMTEVTTQWLEILQRLCLHDNMEVQHRGLVIAFNLISADKELAMKMVKTELLEILTYVGKQEDDPKKQHIINVARDCLTKCMDYGLIKPLSRA, encoded by the exons ATGCGACACAAACTGATGTTTTTCCTTAAAGCTCTCCAAATGGAGGATCCCGTCCAGCTGAAAGAGGAGggcaataaatattttcaggccAATGACTACGAGAAAGCTGTTCAAAGCTACACTCAAGCCATAAAGCTCAACAAGGACAAGGCGCTGCAGGCGGTGCTGTACAGGAACAGGGCAGCATGTTTCCTTAAAAAG GAGGAATATGCCAAGGCAGCCTCGGACGCATCTAGAG CTATTGACATCAACACTTCGGATATCAAAGCCTTGTACCGGCGCAGCCAAGCTCTGGAAAAATTGGGGAAATTGGACCAAGCGTTCAAAGATGTTCAGAAATGTGCCACCATGGAACCCCGCAACAAAAACTTCCAGGAGACCCTGAGGCGGCTAGGGGCAGACATCCAGGAGAAG CTGCGCATTCAGTTCTCCACGGACTTGCGGGTGCAAAAGATGTTTGAAATCCTGCTGGATGAgaacagtgagaaagaaaagcgAGAAAAG GCTGCAAACAACCTCATAGTCCTGGGGCGGGAGGAAGCAGGTGCCGAGAGGATTTTCCAGAACAACGGGGTCAGCTTGCTGCTACAGCTGATAGAAACCAAAAATCCTGAGCTGATCCTGGCAGCTGTGAGGACACTTTCGGGAATGTGCACAGGACATAAGGCTCGG GCCACCGCCATTCTCCACTACCTGGGCATTGACAACATTTGTATGTGGATGTCAGTAGACAATGAAGAAATCTCCCTGGCTGTCTGCAACCTCCTGCAGACCATCACTGACTGCTTGCTGGGCCAGGGGAAAGAGGAGCATCACGGGAAGGAGGAGGCTGTAGTGCTAG ATACCAAGAAAGATGTGAGGATGATCACAATGCGTTTGCTGGATATGCTGGTCAGTAAGCAAGTATCTGGGCAAGGGCGAGACCGAGCTCTTAACCTCCTCAACAAGAATATACCGAGGAAGGACCCGAATGACCAAGACAACAGCCGAACCATCTTTGTCATAGACAATG GCttaaaaaagatactgaaagtGGTGGGCCAGATTCCTGAGATGCCTGACTGCCTGCCGCTGACAGAGAACACCCAGCTGACTGCCTCTGTCCTCCTAAATAAACTCTATGATGACCTGCGCTGCGACCCAGAGCGTGACAACTACCGGGTGATCTGCGAGGAGTACATCAA GAGCAAAGTTGACCCACAGAACATGGATAAAACACTCCATGCCATCCAGATGGTGTCTGGAATTCTGCAAGGGCCCTTTGACTTAGGCAACAAGCTGCTTGGCATGAAGGGAGTCATGGAGATGATGGTTGCCCTGTGTGGTTCCGAGAGGGAGATTGaccagctggtggctgtggaAGCCCTTATCCATGCCTCCACCAAGCTGAGCCGGGCCTCCTTCATCATCTCCAATGGGGTGACGCTCCTGAAGGAGATCTACAAGAAGACCAAGAATGAGAAGATCAAAATCCGAGCCCTGGTG GGTCTCTGCAAGCTGGGCTCGGCGGGAGGTACAGATTATGGACTGCGGCAGTTTGCTGAGGGGTCCACGGAGAAGTTAGCCAAACAGTGCCGAAA ATGGTTGTGCAACACCAGCATTGATGCCCGCACCAGGAAATGGGCTGTGGAAGGGCTGGCGTATCTAACCCTCGATGCAGATGTGAAAGATGACTTTGTTGAAGATGAGCCAGCCCTGCAAGCTATGTTTGAATTAGCCAAG gcAAGTGACAAGACTATCTTGTATTCTGTGGCTTCTGCACTGGTGAACTGTACCAACAGCTATGATACCAAGGAGCTGGTCCCAGAGCTGGTGCAACTGGCAAAATTCTCCAAGCAGCACGTGCCTGAGGAGCATCCAAAG GACAAGAAGGATTTTGTGGTGAAGCGGGTGAAGCGGTTGCTGAAAGCCGGTGTAGTCTCTGCCTTGGCCTGCATGGTGAAGGCGGACAGTGCCATCCTGACGGACCAGAGCAAGGAGCTCATCGCCAG GGTGTTTCTTGCCTTGTGTGAAGACCCCAAGGACCGTGGGACCATTGTTGCTCAAGGTGGTGGAAAG GCCCTGATACCTCTGGCTGTGGAAGGCACAGAAGTTGGCAAGATAAAGGCTTCTCATGCTCTGGCAAAAATTGCTGCTATCTCCAATCCAGACATAGCATTCCCAGGGGAGAGG GTATATGAGGTGGTGAGACCCCTCGTCAGCCTGCTGAACACGGAGAGAGATGGCCTCCAGAATTACGAAGCTCTGTTAGGTCTCACTAACTTTTCAGGAAGAAGTGATAAACTTCG GATGAAGATAGTCAAAGAGAGGGCTCTGCCAGATATTGAAAACTATATGTTTGAGAATCATGACCAAATACGACAGGCAGCCACAGAGTGCATGTGCAACCTGGTGGTCAACAAGGAG gttcAAGAGCGGTTTGTGGCTGATGGAAATGACCGGCTGAAGTTGGTAGTGTTACTGTGTGGTGAGGATGATGAGAAACTCCAGGTTGCGGCATCAGGAGCCCTGGCCATGCTtacagcagcacaaaaaaaacTCTGCTCCAAGATGACTGAAGTG ACCACCCAGTGGCTTGAAATCCTGCAGAGGCTCTGCTTGCATGATAACATGGAAGTACAGCACCGAGGGCTGGTCATCGCTTTCAACTTAATCAGTGCTGACAAAGAGCTAGCGATGAAGATGGTGAAGACTGAGCTCCTGGAGATCCTGACATATGTCGGCAAGCAAGAAGATGACCCCAAGAAGCAGCACATCATTAATGTAGCACGTGATTGCCTCACAAAGTGCATGGATTATGGGCTGATCAAACCTCTCTCTCGGGCatga
- the UNC45B gene encoding protein unc-45 homolog B isoform X2, protein MEDPVQLKEEGNKYFQANDYEKAVQSYTQAIKLNKDKALQAVLYRNRAACFLKKEEYAKAASDASRAIDINTSDIKALYRRSQALEKLGKLDQAFKDVQKCATMEPRNKNFQETLRRLGADIQEKLRIQFSTDLRVQKMFEILLDENSEKEKREKAANNLIVLGREEAGAERIFQNNGVSLLLQLIETKNPELILAAVRTLSGMCTGHKARATAILHYLGIDNICMWMSVDNEEISLAVCNLLQTITDCLLGQGKEEHHGKEEAVVLDTKKDVRMITMRLLDMLVSKQVSGQGRDRALNLLNKNIPRKDPNDQDNSRTIFVIDNGLKKILKVVGQIPEMPDCLPLTENTQLTASVLLNKLYDDLRCDPERDNYRVICEEYIKSKVDPQNMDKTLHAIQMVSGILQGPFDLGNKLLGMKGVMEMMVALCGSEREIDQLVAVEALIHASTKLSRASFIISNGVTLLKEIYKKTKNEKIKIRALVGLCKLGSAGGTDYGLRQFAEGSTEKLAKQCRKWLCNTSIDARTRKWAVEGLAYLTLDADVKDDFVEDEPALQAMFELAKASDKTILYSVASALVNCTNSYDTKELVPELVQLAKFSKQHVPEEHPKDKKDFVVKRVKRLLKAGVVSALACMVKADSAILTDQSKELIARVFLALCEDPKDRGTIVAQGGGKALIPLAVEGTEVGKIKASHALAKIAAISNPDIAFPGERVYEVVRPLVSLLNTERDGLQNYEALLGLTNFSGRSDKLRMKIVKERALPDIENYMFENHDQIRQAATECMCNLVVNKEVQERFVADGNDRLKLVVLLCGEDDEKLQVAASGALAMLTAAQKKLCSKMTEVTTQWLEILQRLCLHDNMEVQHRGLVIAFNLISADKELAMKMVKTELLEILTYVGKQEDDPKKQHIINVARDCLTKCMDYGLIKPLSRA, encoded by the exons ATGGAGGATCCCGTCCAGCTGAAAGAGGAGggcaataaatattttcaggccAATGACTACGAGAAAGCTGTTCAAAGCTACACTCAAGCCATAAAGCTCAACAAGGACAAGGCGCTGCAGGCGGTGCTGTACAGGAACAGGGCAGCATGTTTCCTTAAAAAG GAGGAATATGCCAAGGCAGCCTCGGACGCATCTAGAG CTATTGACATCAACACTTCGGATATCAAAGCCTTGTACCGGCGCAGCCAAGCTCTGGAAAAATTGGGGAAATTGGACCAAGCGTTCAAAGATGTTCAGAAATGTGCCACCATGGAACCCCGCAACAAAAACTTCCAGGAGACCCTGAGGCGGCTAGGGGCAGACATCCAGGAGAAG CTGCGCATTCAGTTCTCCACGGACTTGCGGGTGCAAAAGATGTTTGAAATCCTGCTGGATGAgaacagtgagaaagaaaagcgAGAAAAG GCTGCAAACAACCTCATAGTCCTGGGGCGGGAGGAAGCAGGTGCCGAGAGGATTTTCCAGAACAACGGGGTCAGCTTGCTGCTACAGCTGATAGAAACCAAAAATCCTGAGCTGATCCTGGCAGCTGTGAGGACACTTTCGGGAATGTGCACAGGACATAAGGCTCGG GCCACCGCCATTCTCCACTACCTGGGCATTGACAACATTTGTATGTGGATGTCAGTAGACAATGAAGAAATCTCCCTGGCTGTCTGCAACCTCCTGCAGACCATCACTGACTGCTTGCTGGGCCAGGGGAAAGAGGAGCATCACGGGAAGGAGGAGGCTGTAGTGCTAG ATACCAAGAAAGATGTGAGGATGATCACAATGCGTTTGCTGGATATGCTGGTCAGTAAGCAAGTATCTGGGCAAGGGCGAGACCGAGCTCTTAACCTCCTCAACAAGAATATACCGAGGAAGGACCCGAATGACCAAGACAACAGCCGAACCATCTTTGTCATAGACAATG GCttaaaaaagatactgaaagtGGTGGGCCAGATTCCTGAGATGCCTGACTGCCTGCCGCTGACAGAGAACACCCAGCTGACTGCCTCTGTCCTCCTAAATAAACTCTATGATGACCTGCGCTGCGACCCAGAGCGTGACAACTACCGGGTGATCTGCGAGGAGTACATCAA GAGCAAAGTTGACCCACAGAACATGGATAAAACACTCCATGCCATCCAGATGGTGTCTGGAATTCTGCAAGGGCCCTTTGACTTAGGCAACAAGCTGCTTGGCATGAAGGGAGTCATGGAGATGATGGTTGCCCTGTGTGGTTCCGAGAGGGAGATTGaccagctggtggctgtggaAGCCCTTATCCATGCCTCCACCAAGCTGAGCCGGGCCTCCTTCATCATCTCCAATGGGGTGACGCTCCTGAAGGAGATCTACAAGAAGACCAAGAATGAGAAGATCAAAATCCGAGCCCTGGTG GGTCTCTGCAAGCTGGGCTCGGCGGGAGGTACAGATTATGGACTGCGGCAGTTTGCTGAGGGGTCCACGGAGAAGTTAGCCAAACAGTGCCGAAA ATGGTTGTGCAACACCAGCATTGATGCCCGCACCAGGAAATGGGCTGTGGAAGGGCTGGCGTATCTAACCCTCGATGCAGATGTGAAAGATGACTTTGTTGAAGATGAGCCAGCCCTGCAAGCTATGTTTGAATTAGCCAAG gcAAGTGACAAGACTATCTTGTATTCTGTGGCTTCTGCACTGGTGAACTGTACCAACAGCTATGATACCAAGGAGCTGGTCCCAGAGCTGGTGCAACTGGCAAAATTCTCCAAGCAGCACGTGCCTGAGGAGCATCCAAAG GACAAGAAGGATTTTGTGGTGAAGCGGGTGAAGCGGTTGCTGAAAGCCGGTGTAGTCTCTGCCTTGGCCTGCATGGTGAAGGCGGACAGTGCCATCCTGACGGACCAGAGCAAGGAGCTCATCGCCAG GGTGTTTCTTGCCTTGTGTGAAGACCCCAAGGACCGTGGGACCATTGTTGCTCAAGGTGGTGGAAAG GCCCTGATACCTCTGGCTGTGGAAGGCACAGAAGTTGGCAAGATAAAGGCTTCTCATGCTCTGGCAAAAATTGCTGCTATCTCCAATCCAGACATAGCATTCCCAGGGGAGAGG GTATATGAGGTGGTGAGACCCCTCGTCAGCCTGCTGAACACGGAGAGAGATGGCCTCCAGAATTACGAAGCTCTGTTAGGTCTCACTAACTTTTCAGGAAGAAGTGATAAACTTCG GATGAAGATAGTCAAAGAGAGGGCTCTGCCAGATATTGAAAACTATATGTTTGAGAATCATGACCAAATACGACAGGCAGCCACAGAGTGCATGTGCAACCTGGTGGTCAACAAGGAG gttcAAGAGCGGTTTGTGGCTGATGGAAATGACCGGCTGAAGTTGGTAGTGTTACTGTGTGGTGAGGATGATGAGAAACTCCAGGTTGCGGCATCAGGAGCCCTGGCCATGCTtacagcagcacaaaaaaaacTCTGCTCCAAGATGACTGAAGTG ACCACCCAGTGGCTTGAAATCCTGCAGAGGCTCTGCTTGCATGATAACATGGAAGTACAGCACCGAGGGCTGGTCATCGCTTTCAACTTAATCAGTGCTGACAAAGAGCTAGCGATGAAGATGGTGAAGACTGAGCTCCTGGAGATCCTGACATATGTCGGCAAGCAAGAAGATGACCCCAAGAAGCAGCACATCATTAATGTAGCACGTGATTGCCTCACAAAGTGCATGGATTATGGGCTGATCAAACCTCTCTCTCGGGCatga